Below is a genomic region from Paenibacillus rhizovicinus.
CGCCAAGCATGCAGGTTTCGTTACGCTTGTTGTATCCACGAATGACGACGAGGTGGAAGAGGCGGCATTTTTCGAAAGCTTCCTCGGAAAAAACGTAGACGGCATTGTCTTGGTCGGTACGCACAAAGATGCGGAGTTTTATCGGAATATTCGCAAGCCCACCATCCTAGTGGATCGTTATATTAATGATTGCGGTCATGACGGAGTGATAATTGATAACTTTCGCGGGGCATACGATGCGACCAAGCATTTCGTGGAATGCGGTCATGAACGAATCGCCATTATAGACGGAGCGCATGATTATAACGATGGTAAGGATCGATACTGGGGCTACCATCAGGCTATGCATGAGAGTAGACTGACACCTGATCCTAAGCTCCATAAGCAGGGGAAATGGCTTGAAGAGGACGGTTATCGGTTTACGGTTGAACTTATGCAGTCCGAGCAACCTCCTACCGCGATATTTGCGGCTAACAATGTCATTTGTACGGGGGCGATTAAAGCGATCCGGGATTTGAATCTTCATATCGGGGAAGATATTTCGTTGATCGGTTTCGATGAGAACGAGCTTGCTCAGTTTGTACGGCCAAGAGTAACGGTTGTTGGCAGGCCGACAAGGGAAATGGGGATTCAAGCGGCAGAGATGCTTATACAAAAAATCAAGGAACCGCCCAAGGGGCAGGCAAAGCTGAAGAAGATGATATTAGACGTTGAATTGATGAAGTTCGACTCGGTCAAAAAGCTGAATGAGTCTTAAAGGAGGAACACGATGGCGAATATCTTGGTAGTCGGCAGCATGAATATGGATATCGTCACGCAGGTTGATCGTCATCCTATTCCCGGTGAAACTATACAAGGCAACGCAACGAATTTTTACATTGGAGGCAAGGGGGCTAATCAGGCGGTTGCCGCCTCGCGCTCCGGGGCATTAGTAGCCATGGCGGGAGCCATTGGTTCGGATGCCTTCGGTTTGGATATTATCAATCGTTTGGCGGAGGATCGAATTGAACTTGATCGGGTCGTTAAGAAATCAGTAATGACTGGCGTCGCGTTGATCACGATTGATCAAGCTGGCGAGAATCACATTATTTTATCTGCAGGCGCCAATAACGCATATGGAGCAAATGATGTGGATCAACTAGATTTAGCTCGATACGACGTCATATTGCTGCAAAATGAGATTTCCGTGGCTGCGACCGCGCGAGTGCTGGACAGAGCAGTCGAGGCGAACATTCCTGTATTCATGAACCCGGCACCTATTGCCGGATTTGACGTTGCCCAGCTGAGGAAGGTCAGTTTCATGATTCTGAATGAGCTGGAAGCAGAAGAGATAAGCGGTATCGAAATCGGAGGTATCGACGAGGCGAAGCAAGCGGCGAAGCGAATGTTTGAATCAGGCCTATCTCGTATTATTATAACGTTGGGCAGCAAGGGATCCCTCTATATGGATCAGACCGGAATTTTTGTGGAAATGCCTGCGTTTTCAGTATCTGTCGTGGATACGACAGCGGCGGGAGACACCTTTATAGGAGCTTTCGCTGCAAAACACGCGGACGGAAGCACGATAAGGGAGTGTCTGCATTATGCGACTGCAGCTTCGGCGCTTGCCGTATCCGCTGCCGGTGCACAAAGCTCGATTCCGACTGAAGATGAGGTAATGGCTTTCCTGGCGACAATTAAACCTTAAGCCGAACAAGGGAATATTTACTGCAATATACAGAGATTCTTTCTCTTTAGGGAATCTCTATAGCCAAATGCTTTTATCCATTAACGCTGAGTCTTAATAAAGTCATCTCTTGTGGCTATAGCAAATCAAGATGAAGAGGAGGTCGCATGATGGGGCACCCGGTTTTGACAATGGAAGGAATCAGCAAGGAATTTCCAGGGGTTAAGGCTCTGTCCGATGTCGACTTTGAGCTGTATCCAGGTGAGGTTCATGCGCTCATGGGAGAGAATGGAGCGGGGAAATCCACGCTGATGAAGATTTTATCCGGCGTCTATTCAGCGTCGCGGGGGACGATCAGGCTCAAGGGCGAGGACGTGACATTCAACAATCCATTGGATGCTCAGCGGCAGGGCGTATCGATTATCCATCAGGAATTCAATTTATTTGCCAATTTGTCCGCGGCGGAAAATATTTTTATCGATCGGCCCGAGATGGTAGGAAAGGCCGGTCGGATCAAGTGGTCGAAGATGTTCGACGAGGCCCAGCGGCTCGTGGACTCCATCGGAGGAGGCGAAATCGATGTCCGACAGGAGGTGCGTCATCTCGGCGTTCATAGCCAGCAAGTCATCGAGATTGCCAAGGCGCTGTCCTTCCAAGCGGATGTATTGATTATGGATGAGCCGTCGGCCGCTTTGCCGGAAAACGAAGTGAAGAAAATGTTCGAGGTTGTGAACAGATTGCGGTCTCAAGGCGTAGCCATCGTGTATGTCTCCCACAGAATGAAGGAAATTTTCGAGATTGCGGATAAGGTTACGGTGCTGCGGGATGGATCGAGGATCGATACCCGACGCATTGATGAGGTTACCGAACAGAGCCTGATTCAAATGATGGTGGGCAAAGAGGTAAAGCAATTGTACCCGGTACGTGAGCAGAAGCATGGGGAAGAGGTTGTATTGCAGGTCAAGCATATGTCGCTTGATTCAACTCACCGCGTCTCCTTCGAATTGCGAAAAGGAGAAATACTCGGACTGTTCGGTATTCCGGGCTCCGGCACGCACACCGTTGCGGAGCGTTTATTCGGGTTAAAACGCGGATCAGGCGAAATCATCATCAACGGCACCGTGGCGCGAATCAATAGCCCCAGCGAAGCCAAAGCCAAGAAGATTGCTTATGTCCCGCCGGATCGACACCGTCAGGGCATTATTAAACCGATGAGCATCCGGCAAAATTTATCGCTTCCCACGCTGCCCCAACTTTCAAACGGGATCGTAATGGATCGTGCCCGTACCGAGCAGATGAGCGGCGAATATATGGAGAAGCTTCGGATTAAAGCGCCCAGCGATCAGCAAAGCGTGGACTTTCTGAGCGGAGGCAATCAGCAGAAGGTCGTCATCGGCAAATGGCTTGCCGCCAATCCGGAAATTCTCATTCTGGAGGAGCCGACGCGGGGCGTCGATGTGGGGGCTAAGGCGGAGATATACAATATTATCCATCAGCTGGCCGGTGAAGGGCTGAGTATCTTGCTCATCACGTCCGAATTGCCGGAAGTCATCGGTCTGAGCGATCGTATTTTGGTGTTACACAAGGGTGAGGTTGTGCATGAATTCCAGCATGGCGAGGCCGATCAAGAGCAATTGCTGCAACGGGCTTCGCATCCGCGCATAGAAGGAGGCGCGGTATGAAACGATTACTGAACGTGCATGAAGCGCCTATCATTGTTTTTACGATTCTTATCACACTGTTGTTTTCCATTACTTCTTCTGATTTTTTCCAATTCGATAACGTGAAGCTCATTCTGGATCAGAACATTTCTACGTTCATCGTAGCGATTGGCATGACGATGGTCATTCTCCTAGGGGGGATGGATTTATCCGTCGGGTCCGTCCTGGCAGTGACTGCGACCGCCGTAGGGCTTCTCCTCAGTCATGGTATCCATCCTTGGATTGCAGCGCTATTGGGGATAATCATCGGTGGGCTGTGCGGGATGGTCAATGGTTATTTTATAGCCGTAAGGAAGATCCCTGACATTATTGTTACGCTGGCCACCATGTATATTTTCAGAGGAATTGCGGTCGGTATCAGCGGAGGGACCTGGATGACCAACTTTCCGGAAGGTTTTCGCTTCTTCGGGCAAGGTAAGCTGTTCGGGATATCCTTTCCATTATTGATAGCCCTTGTTCTCATTGCTATCTTCGTCTATCTGCTTAAATTCACTCGGTCCGGTAGAAGAATATACGCGATCGGCGGAAACGGCTCCGCAGCTAAGCTCGCTGGAATCGACGTAGCGAAATCCAAGTTCAAGGTGTACGTGTTAACGGGATTGCTTGTCGGAGTGGCTTCCGTTATTTTTGCCTCCAAAGTAGGCAGCGTGCAAGCCTCCACGGCGGGAAATGCTTTGTCGTTTGAGGTGATGGCAGCTGTGCTGATCGGCGGCGGAAGCATATTCGGCGGCATAGGCACCGTAGCCGGAACGATGCTGGGCGTACTCTTTATGGGCATTATTAAAAACGGACTGATCATCTCTAAGGTGTCTCCGTTCTGGGTAGATGCTTCGACCGGTTTTCTGATTATTCTGGCAATAATCATAAATACATTGCAGCGCTTCCGACAAAACAAAGGCAAAGAGGGTGAATTGGTATGAGTGTTTGGACTGGTCGGTTCTCGCTCAAGTCGAGTTCATTAGTCGTTCAGTTGATTCTGCTACTCTTCATTCTCGTCCTGTTCAGTATATGGTCTCCTTACTTCCTGTCTGCCACCAACTTCATGAATGTGTTGAACCAGATGGTCGAAGTCGGCCTCATCGCGATTCCGATGACGCTGATTATTATTTCCGGAGCAATGGATCTCTCGGTAGGTTCGATTTTGGCTTTCTCCGCAGTTTGCATTGGAGTTGCGTTCGAGCGTGGTATCAATATTTGGGTTAGTGTGGGAATCGGCTTGCTGGCAGGTTTGTTATGCGGAGCAGTCAACGGTTATTTGATTGCTAGGCATCGCATGCAGGCGATTGTCGTCACCATCGGGATGCTGGTCATGTTGAGAGGGCTGGTTTACGTCGTGAACGAAGGCAGGCCGATCAGCGGATTCCCGGATTCCTTTTACTTTTTGGGGCAGCGGTTTATCGGAGGCGTACCTTTTAACGCCATTTTTCTTGTGGTGATTTTCCTGATAGCCAGCTTTGTCATGAAGAAAACAAGATTCAGCGCCTATGTGTACGGGATCGGGAATAACGAAGAAGTCGTTCGTTATTCGGGCATTTCGGTCGTGCGCATACGATTTATCCTCTTTATGCTT
It encodes:
- a CDS encoding LacI family DNA-binding transcriptional regulator, which codes for MTNKEITIKDVAKRANVSVATVSRVMNGRDRVSDATRKKILKIIDELNFVPNTMAASMVNKKTNMLSVVVPEIQNPFYTAVIGGMVEIAKHAGFVTLVVSTNDDEVEEAAFFESFLGKNVDGIVLVGTHKDAEFYRNIRKPTILVDRYINDCGHDGVIIDNFRGAYDATKHFVECGHERIAIIDGAHDYNDGKDRYWGYHQAMHESRLTPDPKLHKQGKWLEEDGYRFTVELMQSEQPPTAIFAANNVICTGAIKAIRDLNLHIGEDISLIGFDENELAQFVRPRVTVVGRPTREMGIQAAEMLIQKIKEPPKGQAKLKKMILDVELMKFDSVKKLNES
- a CDS encoding ribokinase, with amino-acid sequence MANILVVGSMNMDIVTQVDRHPIPGETIQGNATNFYIGGKGANQAVAASRSGALVAMAGAIGSDAFGLDIINRLAEDRIELDRVVKKSVMTGVALITIDQAGENHIILSAGANNAYGANDVDQLDLARYDVILLQNEISVAATARVLDRAVEANIPVFMNPAPIAGFDVAQLRKVSFMILNELEAEEISGIEIGGIDEAKQAAKRMFESGLSRIIITLGSKGSLYMDQTGIFVEMPAFSVSVVDTTAAGDTFIGAFAAKHADGSTIRECLHYATAASALAVSAAGAQSSIPTEDEVMAFLATIKP
- a CDS encoding sugar ABC transporter ATP-binding protein — translated: MEGISKEFPGVKALSDVDFELYPGEVHALMGENGAGKSTLMKILSGVYSASRGTIRLKGEDVTFNNPLDAQRQGVSIIHQEFNLFANLSAAENIFIDRPEMVGKAGRIKWSKMFDEAQRLVDSIGGGEIDVRQEVRHLGVHSQQVIEIAKALSFQADVLIMDEPSAALPENEVKKMFEVVNRLRSQGVAIVYVSHRMKEIFEIADKVTVLRDGSRIDTRRIDEVTEQSLIQMMVGKEVKQLYPVREQKHGEEVVLQVKHMSLDSTHRVSFELRKGEILGLFGIPGSGTHTVAERLFGLKRGSGEIIINGTVARINSPSEAKAKKIAYVPPDRHRQGIIKPMSIRQNLSLPTLPQLSNGIVMDRARTEQMSGEYMEKLRIKAPSDQQSVDFLSGGNQQKVVIGKWLAANPEILILEEPTRGVDVGAKAEIYNIIHQLAGEGLSILLITSELPEVIGLSDRILVLHKGEVVHEFQHGEADQEQLLQRASHPRIEGGAV
- a CDS encoding ABC transporter permease; this translates as MKRLLNVHEAPIIVFTILITLLFSITSSDFFQFDNVKLILDQNISTFIVAIGMTMVILLGGMDLSVGSVLAVTATAVGLLLSHGIHPWIAALLGIIIGGLCGMVNGYFIAVRKIPDIIVTLATMYIFRGIAVGISGGTWMTNFPEGFRFFGQGKLFGISFPLLIALVLIAIFVYLLKFTRSGRRIYAIGGNGSAAKLAGIDVAKSKFKVYVLTGLLVGVASVIFASKVGSVQASTAGNALSFEVMAAVLIGGGSIFGGIGTVAGTMLGVLFMGIIKNGLIISKVSPFWVDASTGFLIILAIIINTLQRFRQNKGKEGELV
- a CDS encoding ABC transporter permease, which translates into the protein MSVWTGRFSLKSSSLVVQLILLLFILVLFSIWSPYFLSATNFMNVLNQMVEVGLIAIPMTLIIISGAMDLSVGSILAFSAVCIGVAFERGINIWVSVGIGLLAGLLCGAVNGYLIARHRMQAIVVTIGMLVMLRGLVYVVNEGRPISGFPDSFYFLGQRFIGGVPFNAIFLVVIFLIASFVMKKTRFSAYVYGIGNNEEVVRYSGISVVRIRFILFMLSGLFSALAGVFLMSRLASAEATSGTNIELDVITATLIGGTHIFGGRGSLAGTFVGLLIIVFLRNGLNLLGVSVLYQAVILGALLLLAVGNKKFNGA